The Pleurodeles waltl isolate 20211129_DDA chromosome 7, aPleWal1.hap1.20221129, whole genome shotgun sequence genome contains the following window.
cctgctccagcgacgccttccaaagggaccagcaacctcgacatcctctgaggactgcccctgcttcgaaaagacaagaaactcccgaggacagcggacctgctccaagaaaagctgcaactttgtttccagcagctttaaagaaccctgcaagctccccgcaagaagcgtgagacttgcaacactgcacccggcgaccccgactcggctggtggagatccgacgcctcaggagggaccccaggactactctgatactgtgagtaccaaaacctgtcccccctgagcccccacagcgccgcctgcagagggaatcccgaggcttcccctgaccgcgactccttgaacctaaagtcccgacgcctgggagagaccctgcatccgcagcccccaggacccgaaggaccggactttcactggagaagtgacccccaggagtccctctcccttacccaagtggaggtttccccgaggaatcccccccttgcctgcctgcagcgctgaagagatcccgagatctctcatagactaacattgccaacccgacgcttgtttctacactgcacccggccgcccccgcgctgctgagggtgaaatctctgtgtgggcttgtgtcccccccggtgccctacaaaacccccctggtctgccctccgaagacgcgggtacttacttgcaagcagaccggaaccggggcacccccttctctccattctagcctatgcgttttgggcaccactttgaactctgcacctgaccggccctgagctgctggtgtggtgactttggggttgctctgaacccccaacggtgggctaccttggaccaagaactgaaccctgtaagtgtcttacttacctggtaaaactaaccaaaacttacctcccctaggaactgtgaaaattgcactaagtgtccacttttaaaacagctatttgtcaacaacttgaaaagtatacatgcaattttgatgatttgaagttcctaaagtacttacctgcaatacctttcgaatgagatattacatgtagaatttgaacctgtggttcttaaaataaactaagaaaagatatttttctatataaaaacctattggctggatttgtctctgagtgtgtgtacctcatttattgtctatgtgtatgtacaacaaatgcttaacactactccttggataagcctactgctcgaccacactaccacaaaatagagcattagtattatctatttttaccactattttacctctaaggggaacccttggactctgtgcatgctattccttactttgaaatagcacatacagagccaacttcctacacagtgcaACTGTAAAACACTGTGCTACAGTGCTGTGCTGGTACAGTATTGTGGTGAAGTGCTGTGTTCTTGCGGTCCTATCGGTGGTGCAGTACTGTTGTGCAGCACTGCATCAGTGCCTTACAACAGTGCTAAGGTGCTGTCATATATGAACACAGGCCCAAAGGTGGCATGCTGTAGGAAATGGTACATAGACAATGCTACTCTTACATCCTGTTTTTTATTTTCCAGCTTGAGGCTACCACTGTAGTCCCTCCCATGGGTACACATACCCTGCTGCACAGTGACAAGCACCAGACATGTACTTACAGTTCCAGTATACCAGGTAGCACTTTCCTCCTGCCACATCGACCTAATAGGCACTTACACTGGCACGATCTTCAGCAGGTCTGAGGGCACTACGCTCAATGTCAGGCCCCCTTCTCATGCTGTCTCGGCCACCTCCCCGCGACACCTCCCCGGGACTCGAGTGCTCCGTTCCTCTTGTTTAGAAGGCACCCTGTGCTCCACTAGTCCCACAACTGCTGATAGGTCAGCTCAATTGTGCAAGGACTCGTAGCCGATGAAGGGCTTACAGGTCTTCTTGTCCTCCCGGTAGAACCAGCGAACCTCCTTCAGCTCCAGCTCGGCCACGATCTCATAGCGGTGTTGTGAGCTAGTGGAGCGGGTACAGTTCCTCTCTGCAAGGGCCAGACTTCAGCCCTCGCCGGGTACCACACCCTCCTCCTCCTAACCAGCGGTGCATGGCTCAGAGGGAAAGCCAAAGCTCCAGCAGGACGGGGGCGGGCAGCAGGTACTGGCAGTAGTGGTTTAGGTGGTGGCGGTGTGGCTGCTGCCACCTCTTTTCACCTGGCCACACCTGCAGCCGGGCCCTGACCTGCTCGTCCACCTCAACTATCCTTTTTGTGACCGCCAAAGTGGTAGTCAGGTTGGCCAGCTTCCTGCTCCAAACACCAAAGAACCCAGCTTGCTGATTGGTCGAAGGCCATGAGCGTGTGTAAATCAGCACTTTCAAACTAAAATCTGCCTTGCTGCTCGGCTTGTAATGTGGGTGTGCCAGAAAAATCCACCACGCTGCGGTTGGTAAAGATTTTGCCAAACTCTGCGCTCCAAGCAGAGCACCgagtggcaaaactctgcaaactcgacTGGCAGAAcagagtttactgcccacccctacTCATTCCTCTTTTTGGGCTAAAAAGAGAGGCCCCTCCTATGGTTTTGTGGTTCAACAGATTATGGCATATCGTAGCGATGGAATGAATTTCCCAATCACTGGCCTTCACTGACAAGAAGTTCACCTAGACCTGGTGCCCCCTTATCGATTACATGTCTAGATTGCAATATCTGTGCTTCTCATCACCTTGCCTACGTGCTTTACAGCTTTTTGATTGATTACAGGCCCCCACCCTGTGGACtcccttctcccttttctttttatgATGGTCTCACCATGGCACTGATGCCACCCCCTGGTGTGTATGGATCCTGCAGGTTGATCGACCATGCTTCTTCCTTACCCTCAGCCCCAAGCCTTCTCCCAAACCTTTTTCGGGTACTCCTCCTTTCTGTTTCTATCTGTAGGAGAATGTCTTGTCTCTGCTTAATGAAAGGGAAGTTTTGAAAGGGTCACATACATACTTCCGCTATTATGACATGTTTGTACTAGGGGATGTGACTCTAAGCAACCACATTCACTCCCATGAATACATCTATTATTTACTGAAAAGTTTGATAATCCCACTGTAAACAGATTTGAGCCAAAAAAAATGAGCCAATTGGTTTTGACGGTGTTGTGgtcaatataaaaatattttatgatATTCAATTTTGATATTGAATATATTACAGATGTGGGCCATAGATTTCTGCACAGTAAATGTTAAAATAATACAAGAATAACTCCCCTGATTTAAGTTGAATTAATAGATGTATTCAAAAAAGAATTTGCTAGGAGCTATCAATCCCATAGCAATGTCATACTAACACTTGTATCATCTCTGCAGATATTTGAAGCATGGAGCTGTCTAACAGGACCACAGAGACAGAATTTATCATTCTTGGGCTATCAGATCTGCCAGAGCACCAGACATTACTCATGGTAGTATTCTTGACTGTATACTTGACCAACATTGTCGGAAATACTATGATCATATCCTTAATAAGGTTGGATACTAATCTTCACACCCCTATGTACTTTTTCCTTGGAAATCTATCCTTTGTCGACGTGTGTTTCACGTCCTCAATTGTTCCCCCAATGTTGAAGAACATGGTCTCCTTAAAGAAAACCATAAGCTTTCatgcctgcattgcccaactttttttctttctttgctttgCTTGCACTGAGTGTGTTCTTCTTGCTGCCATGGCTTTTGACAGGTATGTAGCCATCTGCAACCCTTTGCATTACATGATGTTGATGAATAGGAAAGTATGTATATCCTTAGTGGCTTTCTCATGGGTGTTATCCTCCCTGCACGCTCTGCTGCACAGTCTTATGGCATTCAGACTTTCTTTCTGTGGCCACAAGAAGATTCATCATTTTTTCTGTGACATGGCCCCCCTGCTGACATTGTCCTGTtccgacaccaccatcaacaagctACTTATTTACACAGAAGGAGGTATGCCACTTGCCATCCCCTTCCTTATTGTCATGATTTCATACATCCGCATCATCTCCAGCATACTAAAGATCCGCTCCACCCATGGTAGATCGAAAGCCTTCTCCACCTGCTCCTCACATCTcactgttgtcattttcttctacGGCACAATCGCCTTCATGTACCTGCGGCCACCCTCTACCTATTCCATAGACTATGATAGAATTGTCAGCCTTGTATACACTGTGGTAGCTCCCACGCTGAACCCCTTCATTTACAGTCTGAGGAACAAGGATATGAAAGGAGCTTTACGAAAAGTCTTATCCAGGAAAGGAGAGAGCTGACATTTTGAAAGTCTTTGTTTTGGCAATGAGAAGACATCAGAAGCAGGCTTGATACACACTTGTTTCCATGCTGCAAGCGTATGACACTTTATGCTACAAGAGCATAACAATTTAACACAAGTACAGAGAAGCTAAAATTAGTTTACCTTTAGAAAATGAATAATGGTTAGGGACCCATTGTAACAAACAAAATATTGTTACAGTCAATATACAATGGCACACTGTAATATAAGAGATTTTGGAGAAGAGTCTAAAACAAAAAGATGCCATGCTAGTGTTTGCAGTTCCATTAGCAAGTGGTGCCCAGGAGCACGGTCTGGGTAAGGGACAGAAAAAATGTAGCTTCTTAGGGTACTAGAGATCCTTGCATCTAAAGAAGTTAGAGATGCATGAAGATATGAGGAAAATCCCAAGGAGTGTGACATCAGACTAAGAATTATTTACAGTTCCAAAAGATGGATTCAAATATTAAATACACTGAGTAAATCTTACCTAGAACACCCTGGATAATATCAGCTACATTTGATAAATTGCAAGAGGTTGTTATTTTGTTGGTGTTGTATTATATACACATGATGTTGTGTAACTCTGAACTTCAATCTCCCATAAAATCCCTGCCACTACTGTTTATATCTgtgaatctaagggccagatgtacaaaccattttACCGGTCGCAAACAGCAATTTGCCATGCACAAAGATCTGTATTTGGAAGGAtcttgtttagggtgtcccttactaataccgaatatcactggcatgtatgaatgctttgtgaccgaaatgcagtcgcaaaacattcatattttaccaactCTGCACAggaggtgataacccattcgcaaatgggaagggggtcACCAAGGAACTCCTCCCCCGTTGTGAATatgggtgaaaacattttttaagagcaggctgctTGCTCCTAatacatgaaaagaaaactttctagttttctttttgtaatgcatgcagttgttctttaaggaaaacgggcttcattacAAAATAAACCTGCTTTATTCAACAAAATTCACATAGATAATGCTATCAATACAGAGGGGGGAAGGATCAGCCCTGATTGCCATTTGCTGTTTTGAGCATTATTGGGCTGTTTTTCAGCTCACATTCATCTATTGATCAGCTCACATTCACCATCAGCTCACATTCGCCATCCATTggttttaaggagggggggggcactctttttgtattttctttgtgtAGTGCGGCTATTTCCTACATCATATTACACAGGGATCCCCTTCTCCGCAGTATGAGGAGGTTCGTCACTGGTGGAATATAGTTCACATTTTGTAGCTTCTCTGGGACACTATTGAAGAGCCGCAGGAGATTTAGACAGCACAGAAAAATACTAATATAGTTATCATCTGCCCCACAGTAACCATCGAGTTTGGGGTTTTCAGTACTGGGCCATATTTGACCTCTGTGCTCTCGCCACCCTCTCTGTAAACATTATCGTGCCAGTTTCTACAGTATACAAAGGGCAGTAACTGGACCATCCCCAGTTTAATGTGTCGTAGTTGATTAACAAATGACAGGTCCTCTAGTGCAGGGTGCAGAGACTAGTGATTGTCATGTAAAAGTGCGTGCGCTCAAAGGCCGGGTTTGAGCTGTTATTCAGTGGCTAATTTTCACAGTCTGTCTCACCCCCAGCTTTTCCTAAATGCTGTTTTCTGTCGCGATGATGTCGGGATTTTAACTATgcatctttttggcatggttactgtgGCAgacagtgtctgacagaggcatcaGCCTGCTTGTGGGGAGCTTCCGCATACAAAGATATGAATGCAACGCCCTCTGGTCTCGTGCAGACTTCACTTCCCCTCTGCCAGCTGAAcgatacaagcactggcaaagccaatagttctggcttgtTTCAGGTGAATGTTTTGTGTGTTGTAAAAGCCATATCCTGGTGTGTAGTATTATATGTTTGGGTTCACTAATGGAAATCACACATAGACACCCAAATCCATGCAGAAAATGCCAAGAAGCACATACATATGCTcccatacacacaggcacacatacacagccACATATACAGTCAGACAACACTCATAGAGCTCATGCAGGTACACGTGGATGGTCATTGGATACGTCGATTAATTCATGGTTGTGCTGATGTGTACAATAATGAATGGTTGTTGGCTCTCGGTGCATAAGGTGGTTGGGTGGAGAAATGGAGAGACGTGGCTGCATATCTGGATGGATGCAAATTTGGGAGTACGGAAACATGCTCGTGGTTTGATGGATGAacatttgacttgtgtgagtatggatGATGAAGGCATAGAGATGGGTGGAGGGATGAAGGGGAACAACATGATTGAGAAGGAGTAACAGTAGGAATAAGAGTAGTCAAGAACAGGTCTAAGTAGGGATATGTAGAAGATAAATATAgataagtaggagtaaagtatgtaGGAGTAAGAGTAGGAGTATGTTGGTTGGAGAAAGTAAGAGTACACAGGGCTAAACGGGGAGTAACCAGGTATACAAATAGGCATAAGAAGAAGTAATTATAGGAGTGACTAGGAGTAATTGTAGAAGTAACTAGGAACAAAAAAGGCTTAGGTAGGAGTGAGAATAGGCATACATAGGAGTAAAAGCTTGTGAATGGGTAAGTGTATGAGTAAGAGTTAGTTAAGTAGAAGAGTAGATGTAGATAGAAGTGTGGGTGAATAGGAGTAGGTAGAATTAAGAGTAGGTGTAAATAGGTTGGAATAAGTAGCAGTATGTAGGAGTAAGTGTGAGTAGCAGTGAGAATATGCTTAGCTAGGAGTAAAAGTAGTCATATGTAGGATTGAGCTTAGGAGCTAGTAGACATAaaagactatgaccctcattatgatactggcgaTAAAAACCGCCCACAGCCGCAGCGCCGTCCGCCAGATTACGACCACAGCCAGATTTtcgccagaagaatggcggaaatccagctgtggccatgccggcggatggcggtaaggtggcgctgctgccaccagcagcgccatgccagtatacCACCACCTgctatattatgacccataatatggcctggcggtgttctgctggtggaccatcccatctcctgccgtaGGAACCCCTGCACACAGTTaattgggtgctctgacaggggagggggcggggttgttgtgtgt
Protein-coding sequences here:
- the LOC138247061 gene encoding olfactory receptor 1468-like produces the protein MELSNRTTETEFIILGLSDLPEHQTLLMVVFLTVYLTNIVGNTMIISLIRLDTNLHTPMYFFLGNLSFVDVCFTSSIVPPMLKNMVSLKKTISFHACIAQLFFFLCFACTECVLLAAMAFDRYVAICNPLHYMMLMNRKVCISLVAFSWVLSSLHALLHSLMAFRLSFCGHKKIHHFFCDMAPLLTLSCSDTTINKLLIYTEGGMPLAIPFLIVMISYIRIISSILKIRSTHGRSKAFSTCSSHLTVVIFFYGTIAFMYLRPPSTYSIDYDRIVSLVYTVVAPTLNPFIYSLRNKDMKGALRKVLSRKGES